The proteins below are encoded in one region of Ricinus communis isolate WT05 ecotype wild-type chromosome 6, ASM1957865v1, whole genome shotgun sequence:
- the LOC125370258 gene encoding uncharacterized protein LOC125370258 codes for MKDGRKVTLTPLSPKEVYDDQCKIEKERVEAENAKNILVPPKSGKDSGIEPSEKSKMKKGSFLARESDIRHALHTNRVVFLITCKDVCLNTTNALDLALPRKFVDLLQEFDDVFPKEMSSGLPPKRGIEHQIDFVPGTATPNRPAYRSNPEETKELQR; via the coding sequence ATGAAAGATGGGAGGAAAGTTACCCTAACACCTCTTTCTCCCAAGGAAGTGTATGATGATCAATGTAAGATTGAAAAAGAGAGAGTGGAGGCTGAAAATGCAAAGAACATACTTGTACCACCTAAAAGTGGTAAGGATAGTGGCATTGAGCCTAGTGAGAAATCCAAGATGAAAAAGGGTAGTTTCTTGGCTAGGGAAAGTGATATTAGGCATGCGTTGCATACTAATAGAGTAGTGTTCTTGATTACTTGTAAAGATGTTTGTTTGAACACTACTAATGCACTTGATCTTGCCTTGCCAAGAAAGTTTGTTGATTTGTTGCAAGAGTTTGATGATGTGTTTCCTAAGGAGATGTCGAGTGGTTTACCACCTAAAAGAGGAATAGAACATCAAATAGACTTTGTGCCAGGGACTGCCAcaccaaatagaccagcctatagaagTAATCCAGAGGAGACAAAGGAGCTTCAAAGATAA